Genomic segment of Cervus elaphus chromosome 15, mCerEla1.1, whole genome shotgun sequence:
GGGATCTGTGATTTACATGGTGCTCTGCACCCAGATTTTTCTCACTTCATCTTCACAGCAGTCTCTGAGGTATTGTTATCTCCCCATTCAGTTGCCCAGGGTCCCAAACCAGCTAACGGTGGAGCCATAGCGGAAGCCCCAGCCTCAGGCCACAGATGCAGTAACACTCCCACCACAAGACCACAGAGGGGACCAGGCCAAACACCAGAGGTAGAGCAGGGGCTGCCCCACCTCCAGCTGGTCAGCTGACCCCTTGGAACCTCAATTTCCCCATTGATGATGGTTACCCCTTGGCCTAGGTGGTCCCTTGGTGCATGTCCCACTTTGGTTCAGGATATAAAAAGCTGGCAAATGACACCACATCTCTAAGGCTAATGATCACATGCACACCCATATTTGGGGCGTATACTATGAGATGGGTTCAAAAGTGGAATCATTAAGAAGCcaatgaagcttcagcttcaggaccCCTTAGCCTCTCCCAAGCCCTCTGAGGGGCCCTAGAAATTTTGCACTTGTAGTTTTTAATACTCTTCCTCAAAGTAGGCCTCCGAAAGTGCATAAGCTTCAGGACCCATAAGATCCACCTGGGGCCTGCTGAGGAAGGGGGTCCACGTGCTGGTTTCCCTGGGCTCCAAGAGATGAGCTGCTGAAGAGTGCAGGAAGCTGGGGAGCTGGCAAGGTTCTAGGTGGTGGGAAGTGGCCGAGAGGGAGCCACCCTGACTCCCAGAGAGGGCCTGGAGTGAGGGGCAGAGTCCGCATGGCAGGCAgggggtctggggagggggcCCCACTCACTCTCCCTCCAGAAGCAGAAGCACCACTCTGCGGTGGAAACCCGGCCATCCTTGTAGGTGTCGCAGGAGTTGAAGAAAGGGCGGATGCAGACTTCGTACTTGTCCAGATTGATGGCAGCCAGCTCGGTCTGGTCCAGGAAGAGGTCGGCACTGGTGTCCAGCTTGGAGAACATCCAGCCGATGGAGTCCTTGCAGCTGGCCCCCAGACTCTTGTCCAGCCCTGGGGAGAAGGCCACAGCTCAGACCTGCTCGAGGTAAATCACTCCATCCATCTGTCTTTCCATCCCTCCAACTCTCGGTCAGCCCCAGCCCTCTATTCAGGGTCAGGACAGCTCAGAATCAATCCGACCACAGGGGTGAGAAACTCAAGAACGGCTGAAGGCCCACCCCTCGGCCTCTTTACATGACCCCCCACACCAGTCAAAATCCTGTTTGGAAAGTCCTGCAGGGAAAGtaattccttcccttcccttggcTGCTCATTTCAGGGTTTAGTTTCTCTCCACCCATTTTAAGGAGTCCTTCCTATTAGCTAACTCAAATCCCTCCAGTCCAGTCGAAGCCTACCTCCCCTTGTTCTGAAGTTTAGGCTCTTTTAGGCGCTCGGTGTCTGGCAGGAGGGGGCAAAATGTGGGTGCTTCCCCAGTGGAGCCAGGTGGCCCCAGGGCACACCCGTCTCCCCATCTTCCCGCCCTCCTCCCCGGCACAGCAAGCAGCTGCCATACCACTGGCCGGGCTGGCTCCACTGCTGGCTGAGCCATTCTGCTTGGAGTTCTCATGAAGGAGCTGGAACCAGTCCCGCAGCCGATCCCCCAGGTCAGCCAGGTCCTGACCGGTGCACGCCTCTGCAGTTGGCAGGACAGGGAGAAAGGAgtagagggtgagggtggggtgaagCAGCAAGCCTGGTCTCGGCTGGGGGGGGTGGCATCTTACAGGCCTGGAGGCCGGGCAGTTGTTAGGAGCGCTGGGGGGAAGGAGAGCTAGAAATCAGAggctctctctccccatctcccatcttcccctccctcccactccctagGACCAAAAGCACACAGCACAGGCTCCCTGTGATGAGGCCAAGCCCTCCTGCTCCATGCAAACCAGACCCTCCAGCTCCACAGGTCCCTCAGGCCTGTTCCTGGTTTTGGCTACTTCTTCCCTCCTGCTGCAAATCTCCCTTGCCCTCCCAGAGCCCTGAAAGAGGACCCCAGGGTCCCTGGCAGTGAGCCACCCCTCACCTCAAGCCGTGGCCCAGCACTTGTTACCTGGTTTGCTGTCAGAGGCAGAGGTGGCGGCCTGTTctgtggggcaggggcaggggccctcgCATCTCACCATCAGCTGCTTGCTGCTCAGGCACGCCTGCTGCTCCAGCTTACACTGCAGGACAAGAAAGTGGGCTGGGTGACGGGGGCACTGCTGGGCGCACCCTCTAGCCTACCATGGCAGCCACATTTGCCTCCCTCTTGGAGATGAGAGGGACAGACCCGTGAATAGCCCAGAAAGGCCCTCCCACTCCCTCTGCAGGCCACGGGTGCACACTGGTCAGAGGAAGCAGGCCCAGGAAATCAGGAAATGAAATGCTCCCGGGATCCGCACTCTGCACCAGCCTGCCCTCTGTACATTTGTCCTTCCCAGGGTACCCGCATGCCCTCACTCTCATGCACCCACCCCTCCTTGCCTTCTtggcctctcctccccctccccacagtcCCTTGGTAACCGGCTATGGGCCCCTCCCTCACAGCCTTCCCACAGTCTCCTCTATGGGCTCTCTTGATAACAAACAGCTACTACCTACTGAACATCTGCTAATTCCGTGGCCTTTAGAGCTTCCAAGAGGTTCATCTATTCCTtgcttttaaagcatttttctctGGTCGTGTCTGGTTTCTCCCCATGGGATGACCGCTCATGAAAATCAGGTCCTGGTAGCATCTTATAACATGATCTCACCTGGTCCCCCCCTCAGCTCCATGAGGGAGAAATTGTGTTTCCTGTGCTCAGCAGAGAACACAGATGCTTAGAGAGGCCCAGTGACTCAGCCAAGGCCACAGGGCTGAGCTGGAATCCAGACCTCCTGATGACTTCCACCCCCTGTCCTGGGCAGAGCAGGGACCCTCACGCCATGGCCTCCTGCCCACACCTCGCTTTGCCCTCAGGTGGTGTGACTCAGTgcactcctccccacccccactggctctgcctgcctcctctgtaaccctctgcctcctccaggcagctTCTGCCCTCTGGcttattctctctctccttcctcttctccctggTGACCTCATCCCCTCCCTAACTTCAATCATCACCCACAGCAGATGACTCTTAAAAGTGCATCACACCCCAAATGGGATCCTAAGCCTAGAACCCAACTCCAGCTAACAGTCCATGCCCTCCAAACACCAAAAAAGTCCTCACTGCTAGTAGAAGCATTCACAATTAGCACCTGCATTTCTATGGTACTTCAAAGGTTATGCTTTCACAAATATggtctcatttaaccctcacaaaaaTCCTACAAAGTTGGCCTTCATCCCCCCAACCACCATTCCCTCCCACACCATCATCTCATGAAGGATTCCTTCCTCTTGTACCAGAATGCCTGGCGCTTGCTGGTGAACCATCCTGTCTATGTGGATACCCAACCATGGAAAGATGTCAACCCCCAACACCTGGATGACAGAACTTCTTTCTTCCATTGTCCTCCATGTTTTCATGAAGCTCTTCCCTCACCTACTCTGACTTGTAGTTACCGGcctcccccaggccccacccctcaCCTGCACCTGCCCAAGGTCAGGCGCAGGATCTATCTCAGGCCCCTGGGCTTGGGGCCAGTACTGTGGCCGGCCACACTGATGTGCTGACAAGCACATCTGGCCCCACATCATTACTGGGAGCCACACAGAAAGCCTGGCTGAGTTGTTCTCTCTGCTCCCTGTGGCCCCAAGTGCACCCTACCTCCACCCCACCTGAGACCACGGCTCCTCACCACTGAGCTGTAAGTGTGGCCATCAGAGCCGCAGACAGAGGCAAGGTGGGCCATGTGACAGGGCTTACAAACGGTGTCTTTGTTTCCATGGAGTTTCACGGCAGGCTGCTTGATCCTACAGGAGGAGTGGGATAGGAGGGTACAggaatgaaagcaaaaatgagaGACAGACAGGGGAAGGGAGGGTTCAGGAGACCGGTTCCGACAAGAAGCTGCTCTTGGTGATCTACAGCATTTGGAGCTgcttccctgcccctgccctccctcctatCACCCCCAGTCAGACCCTCCTCTCGCTCATAAAAGTGGAACCAATCAGGCAGAGTATAGACACTCCCAGCTTCCCCTTTCCAGCAGGGCCCTCAGGTTCAACTCCAGGTTTAACTGTAAGATGTAAATGGGAGTTGTACTCACATAAGGAGTCAGGTCAAATAAGAAGTTGCAAACTGATGGCCCGAGGGCCACTTGTGGTCTGTAGACCCGAATTTTATTGCACACCaaggatttttgttttcagttgggTTATTTACCAACATTTGCAAAATGGAAGAGTTCAAATAAAAAATCCAGAATTTCTGGCCTAGGTAAAATGGAAGACATGAGAGTCCTGGTCCCACATTCCCATAAGGCCTGGCCTCACCAGACTGGTCTGTCACCAATGCAAGCTCTCTCTTCATCCATTTACATTACCTGCCAGGCCCCTAAAGGCATCTAAGATTGCAACCCCATGTCCCTGGTTTCTGATTATATGAttaaggagaaaggggaggggaaTGAGACCTTCTCCAAGGGTCTTAGAGTTAGGCAGGGTCTTGTCCTTGGACTGGAGGTAAAGCCTCAAATGCTCCTCactccttccctcctctgtgaGGTCCACTTGACAAGGGCCAACAGCCAAGTGAGTGAGCTTGGAAGTGGATCCTCCAGCCTGAGTCCAGCCTTCAGAGGAGGGAGCCTCAGCGCACATCTTGACTGGAACCTCCTGACAGtcctgagccagaaccacccaACAGAACCACGTCTGGCTCCAGACCCTCAAAAACTGTGTGCGGTAACACACATTTGTCCCCTAAGCTTTGGGGTAGTTTGAGCTGCAGCAAAAGATAATTGTTACCTAGGAGAGGATCAGTTAAGCCCTTGCTCTTTATGCAAACCCCCTCCAGGCCTTCCACCTCCCCAAGGCCCTCACCTATGCTCCAGCTTCTTGCGGCTGATGCACATGGCCCGCTGATAGCCCTGGGCAATGCACACTTTATGACGGCTGCACTTCACCTTCTGGCAGGGGTCCTTGGTGGTATCCAGGGCTGCAAGGACAAAGAGTTAGGACACAGGTCACCTAGGATTCAATGTGAGAGAGTCCGGGAGCCTACAACCCCACTTCTGAGCTGGGAAGCCCCCCTCTCCAGCAGCCCTTGATAACCACAGCTCCTCAACTTGGAAGTTTCATCTCGATCTGGGCCTGGCTCCCCAAGGAACCTCCAAGGCCACAATCAGGACTTGCCCTCTGGTCACAAATCCTCATGGGTGTCAGTCACCTTCCCCCACATGAGGGGCATGTTACCTTCATCTCCTTGCTGATTGTCCTCCCAGCTCTTGATGTAGTCATCctagggaaggacagagggggtgagggggaaggaAAGGGCTAAGATTTACATCTTAGAGCCAAAGTTCAACTCCAGGGCCAACAGAGCAAGGGCCTGGGCCACTGCTTCCCTATCCCAACTGCCACCATtctggtggcttcccaggtgaccctgtCTACCCAAGCCCTGCCAGCTGCCTCCCCCAGACCTTTACCCCCTAAACCCATGTCCAGAATCCCTTCTGCCCTCATCCCTAAGTTCCTTATTTCTGACCCCCCATTTCACACTGAATGCTGCAGGGAAGGGGAAATTGGGGTGAGGGTGCAAGGGAGAACAGTGGGGTGTAGAGCTACAGGTACATATGCAGGGGGCCCCAGGCAGAACTCACCTCCACCTCCTAGGGAtcgggcagcagcagcaggccacaGGAAATGgaccaggaggagagagggagagatggtgATTTTAGTGTGCGGTCTATCCTCAGACCACAAGGTGTCAGGGCTCCCCAGGCCTTCATCACATGACTGTGGATGCTGGGCAATGGTCTTTGACTGCTACAGTCCTCTGATCTCTATGACCTCCAATTGGGAGATGGTATTCCTATGTCTTTACAATAGAGAGCTTAAGCCCTGGGCACACTCAGGGCTGGCCTTAGGAGCAATAGACGTGAGGCTCAGGGCTTTGAGAACGAGGTCCCATCCTTCCACTCCAGGCCCTAAAGATGGTCCCAAAGGCCCAGCCCTGGCCCCACCACCAGGACGATGTCTGAGGGGCCTGTACTGCCTGGGAAGGGATTCTCATGCCACTGCCCTGGCTGTTTCAGAAACACCTTCTCTCCTTCTGCCAGGGTCCTTTCCTGGGTAGTTGCCTCAACTGACACCGGCCCACCATGCAAGTGAGGCAGAAAGAGCCTCTCCTCTGGACCACATGGGGACTGTTTTTCAATCAACGTCTAACTTTCCTGCAGAACTCAAATGGTACACTGAGAGAAAAGGGGGTTGTGGCCCCTCCTGATGGCTTTCTCAGTTCCACCATCCAGCTGCAAATCCTGACCCAGAAAATCCTGAAAAGCCCCTCTGAGGTCATCCGTCCCAGCCCCTGCTGTGTGCAGGAGAagccaggaagcccagagacaaGAGAGGACCTGATCTGGGTACCACCATCTcaaagcccaggtctcccagttCCCAGTGTAGAACTCTCTGCTGGATACAACACACCATTAGGGACCCAAGGCAACTGTGTGCTGGGTGTTCATAGGTAAAAACGATGCTTCAATAAAGTTCACCCAATGCTAGATGATCTTTTATCTGAAAATGAAGTAATAACCCACATATGTGTCCAAGCAGCCAAGTGTTCCAGCCCTGGATTcaggagcagcaggaggaagGCCACAGGAGGGGCTTCCAGGGAACCTGGCCTGGGCGGCTCCCTGGGCACTGGACGGACCAGCCCAGGCTCCTGGCTCAGGCAGCCACCTGATTCCTCAGGGCTGGAGTCCTCTTGTGCCCCACCCCTGGGCAAGCTTCTACAGCGACTGCAGGGCAGCCGTTAGGGAACTACAGCATAATTCCCTGTTTGCCAGGACCAAAGGAAGCCAGCCAGACCCAGCCCTTCTTCTCCAGGAACTCATCAGGGTGAGGGGTCCCTCCCCCGGTGTCTACTCCACCATGGATGGGAAATGAGGCTGAGCGTGACCAAGTGGTTGAGGCTAGAGTTATATAGACTCcactgaactggggtcttctcATCGACCCGGCATTCTTTGGGAGGGGAGTGGGCATGAGTTTATAAAGAGGACAGGGGAAGTAGCTGGTATGAGTCACCTGCTCTCAACCAATGAGAGCAGAGAGTGCCACAGAACCCACCCACACCTGAACTGGACCAGGGAGGGGTGTCAGCCAAGGGCCTCGATGCCCGCTCACTCCTCTCTCACTCTGGCCCTACCCTGCTGCTTTAACCTCTAACCAGGCTGTGAGCAGAAGCCTTTGGGACTCAGAACCAAGTAGGTTCTCAAAGGTCAATACCAAGAATTTCTGATTAGAAATCCAGGGGGAAGTGGATTTCCAATCCAAGTGGAAGTGGATCCAGGCTGGCGGAAGACAGAGTTCTAAGAAAGGGACTTTCCCTGTCCAGTTGCTGCGTGAGAGCCCTGGTGGGGAGccatccccacccaccccaacccGAGCAAAGGTAGGGCTCCTTCCTCTCATTCAGGATACAAGGTTTGAGCCCCTTTTGTATATAAGTGTTGTCCTGGGTTCTAGCTGCGCTCCTTGCCTCCACTGCTGTGGATGAGGTAGGGGGAGGCCTACGTGGTTCTGGATCCCAGGGCCCTTACTCCCAGGAAAACGGAAGCAGATAGCCAGAAAGAATGATGAGGAGAGAGGGCCCTGGAGTCGCATGTTTCCCCACCAGCACACCCTGGGCAAGCACCTTGGCCTGTTGGAGCTTAGCACCTATCTCCTGGGACCACTCAGAGATAAAAGGAGATAGGGTCTGAAAAGTGCCTGGTGTTCACAGAAGACTCAACAAATAAAAGCTGTTATAGCAGAAGAGACCAGAGAATTCAGATGGAAAAAATGGTGGAGGGGCAGGAAATGAGCAGCGAGAGGCTACACGAGGGGCCCCGGCAAGTGGAGAAGAGAGCGGCCACCACTGGGAGAGCAGAGACCACAGGGGTGTGAGCAGGGTCACCCCCAAGGGGCCTCAGTGAGAGGGGCGATGAGGAAGTCCAGTGGGTGACATGGGAATGGCTGCTCCGgaggcagaggccaggggcaCACTTAGGAGCTCCTAAGGTCAGGTGTGGGCTGGTCCACCTATAAGGTACAAAGGAGGCATCTATTGGCAAGTATGAATAATGCCTTTCAAAGCAGTGGTGTCTATTTATGGCACCCAGTGGGCTCACTAGCAATTATGAGACATGGTCTGATAAGGGCACCGGAGACTTCTCAGGAAACAGGCCTGTTTCCATCCCGGCTCTGCTGCCGACCAACTCTGTCCTCTCCTGAGAAATGGGGATTTGGAAGCGCCCACCTCCAGTACTCTGGGGCCAGGGCCAGGCTGGAAGGCAGATGGGTCATAGGCTGAGACCCAAAGCTCTGGGcaaaagggaagcccatctaGTTCATCTGGTAGTAGAATCAGCCATGACCACCCCTGTACCCAATGGTGCTCAGCACAGGGCAGGCACATGGGGAAAGGTTGGGATATATAAGCAGCTTCTATGTCATGGTGCTTTTAAATTAAGTCCTCTCTATGTATTTTTATGTCTGTCTTCCTTTTATTCTCAAATTCCTGTGAATAGAGCAGGATGGATAGgatcagctacacacacacacacacacacacacacacacacacacaaaacgaGAAAATGGAGGCTCGGAGAAGCAGGGCAACAGGTCAAGGGTCCCAAGACAGATGAAGAGCTGAGCCGGGACTTCCCATCTGGGCTCAACCCTATGACCCTAACCCTATACAGGAAAGCTTTGCTCTTAGGGAGACAAGGGGAATGGGTGGCAAGGACTTTGGATCCTGAGTTTGCTCTAAACTTGGTTCGCTGTGCATCCTCGGCAAGTCACTTGCCCTCTTGGGGTGTCTCTCAGCAACAGCTGAACATCGGAACCACCTGAGGAACTTTTTCAGTCCTCCATTGCTGGCGCCACCCAagcccacagggcaggcagccctGGGCTCCCCTGGGCTCAGCCGGCAGCTGAGTGAGCCCATGGCAACAGCCCTCAGGTGTCAGGTccttccagctctgcctcttgtGTCCAATGCTCTTATCTGCTCTCACAGGGGGCCTCAGGGGGGAAAAAGAGCAGTCATTCACTTCCTTCTGAGGACACTTCACACAACACAGATCCTCAGGCCAACTcaccaacccgggtctcctgaccTCCAGCCTGAAGCCTTTTCCTTTGGAAAgtgaagaaagtgttagttgctcaatcctgtctgactctttgcagtcccatggactgcagcctgtcaggctcttctgtccatgggattttccaggcaagaatactggagtgggttgccatttccttctccgggggaccttctgacctgggaattgaacctgggttcaatctgcattacaggcagactctttactgtctgagcaaccagggaagcccaaagaggatACTGTAACTGAAGTGCACATTAATTTATTCTCTCAAATCTCAGGACACCAAGCCCACTCCACCCGCTGCTCTCTCTCcagcctgccctcccctccccacccccactgatcCCACCATAGCAACCCTGGCCTCAATTACTACAGGGTCTCCTCTGGGCTCTCCTCGGCCCCACCCAACTCCCACACCCCTTCAGGCACAGGGATCCTTCTAGAACACAATTCTGATCATATTTCTCCTATCCTAACACCCTTTATTGAGTATGCAACTTtctctcattttgaaaaaaactATTTAAAGGTGATTAGGTTAAAAGGattaaaatcaaaatattaacagtgacTTCCTGTGGGGAGAGGAATAGAgaatttctgccttttcataagTTTCCAAAATTTCTACAATGAACATGTATTAGTTTTGtaatgaaggtgaaaaaaaaacacatgacaaATATCATGTTTAAAGACCCTCACAGGTTCTCGGTCACCAACAGGAGAAAGCCCATCTTCTCTGTCTGTTCCTGTCCCCATGTCCTTTCACCAGATGTTCCAGTCTGGCCAGGCCTCGGCAGAGCCTTCTTCCCGCCCTGGAATGTGTTTGCATCCAGCCCGCAGAACTTCCATTCGTATTtcaaaactcagctttcaaaCTTTATCTTCCCTAACCTTGCCCCATATCTAGTTTTCCTTCAGGCTGACTTTATCTAGTAGTTTATTATTACTCTGGCTACATGAAGCAATGCCATAGCTTCTGACCTCTTTAGATGGCCAGTTTCTTGAGGGCAGAGACCATATGAAGTTCACCTTTCTATGCCCAACACCtaacaaacaataaaaatgccCTAAGAATAGCTAATAGTTTTTCACAAATTACCATGTGGAAGGCATTGTGCTAAACATTTTATACTCATTGGCTCATTTTACTCTTcataaaaatttaagagaaaattactattattatcctaTTTCTCAGGTGGTAAAATTGAGGCTTGGAGAGCTTAAGTGACTTATGCAGGATCACATATCAAATAGCACAGCAGAAAAGTATTGGAACTCTGAGAACTGGGATTCCAGACTCTGTGCCCCTAATCAGGACTCTCGTTGTTCCTTaaatgttagggaaaaaaaagtctcagaACCGAACCCAGGAGGCCTAACCCCAGCCCATGAGTGACTTCTCCCTCCACACCAGTTCTGTTCCAACCCCTAGGCTGGGAGTCTTGTAGCAGAATGAAGGGATTGAGAGTGTTGGAGGAAGACACCTGCGGGCCCCCCTTCTTCAGGCATATTCCAGAACCCCTTCACACACCCCTGGTTGGGCTTGGTTTGGAGCTAACCCATCTCCTGCTTTGATCTCGGCAGCTCAGCCCGGTTGCCATGGAGACGGGGCCCACTGTGCCAAACTGGGGGAGAAACAGTGGTGAGTGCGCAGGCCTAGCTGGGCTTAGGGGGGCACATGCTGGGTGTTTCCAAGTGCTGTTTACTTCCTGTCATTTTAATTAGCACCCGAATCACCCGCTCACTTCACAGCTTGAATTAACCCAATCTCTCCCAACCTCTCCATCTGGTGGGGAGGATGAGACGTGGCAGTGAATCAAGCAGAAGAAGAGCAGCGCCCCAGGGCTGAAAACCACCTGGGCGAATCTCCACCTGCCTCTTTGCAGCACAGCGTGTTGGGGAGACCGACACCCCTTACCCCCACCCTGGCATGGAATCTGGGTACCCACTTGGCCTGGCCTCTGACTGCCAACAAGATGTGGGCTGGAGAGCCTTGCTGGAGAGCCTTTGGTCTACAAAGTGAGGATGACTCTTGCCTTCCTCCCTGAGCTGCGGAGGGACCCAGTGTGGCTGTGAGAGCACTTAGCAAACTGTAAAGCCCTACACTTTCAAACCCCACAAAACAGGAGCACTTAAGCTGGGTTCTTCGGCACATACGGGGAGTCTGGGGGACAAGGTGGATGAGAGGTACTTCCCGGTCTCATAGTCACAAGGAGCCTCAAGTGCAGACTTCTGACGTTTTCTCCAGATGAGGCTCTAAGATGTGCTGACAGGACGGAAAGAGGTGCATCACGAGACTTTAAAGAAACCACAACTTCTGTAACCCTATTAtggcatttcttcattttttaatagatTGAGAACCTCTAAAAATGGAAGTGGGCCAGGCCTCTCTCAACCTCTGAAAAGCCTTGTAGCTGGCACTATTTCTGCCTCATTCCTCAGGTGAGGGAACCTCTGATGGAACCCAGCCCCCTGAGAAGGCCCAGGAGTGGGGAACTTGTGGCTGGGGGCTCCTGCTGTGCCTCCCTGCAAACCACTGGGGAGCACAGAGGGAGAGGCCCAGAAAGGAACGAGCAGG
This window contains:
- the SPOCK2 gene encoding testican-2, encoding MCARGCGRLALPLLLLSAAALAEGDAKGLKEGETPGNFMEDEQWLSSISQYSGKIKHWNRFRDEVEDDYIKSWEDNQQGDEALDTTKDPCQKVKCSRHKVCIAQGYQRAMCISRKKLEHRIKQPAVKLHGNKDTVCKPCHMAHLASVCGSDGHTYSSVCKLEQQACLSSKQLMVRCEGPCPCPTEQAATSASDSKPEACTGQDLADLGDRLRDWFQLLHENSKQNGSASSGASPASGLDKSLGASCKDSIGWMFSKLDTSADLFLDQTELAAINLDKYEVCIRPFFNSCDTYKDGRVSTAEWCFCFWREKPPCLAELERIQIQEAAKKKPGIFIPSCDEDGYYRKMQCDQSGGDCWCVDQLGLELTGTRTHGSPDCDDIVGFSGDFGSGVGWEDEEEKETEEAGEETEEEEGEAGEADDGGYIW